A section of the Amblyomma americanum isolate KBUSLIRL-KWMA chromosome 2, ASM5285725v1, whole genome shotgun sequence genome encodes:
- the LOC144120262 gene encoding uncharacterized protein LOC144120262, translating into MKRSVEKMGGSSTEIGAELSGIKESIDFMNEGFENFKADVEGFRRELAEVKKQNEHYQKTNELLRNELQETKKEMLELKQFTRNINLEIKGLPLAPNEDLVNSVQKVASCLGVALAESDIDVVHRVRSKDKDKPNVVVKFVTRSIRDKVLNAAKKTKLNTRLLGFEEQEPLFVNEHLCVENKVLLSKAKKAAKEHNWKFVWLSQGNILMRRADNCTVLHITSEGDLANVV; encoded by the coding sequence AAAAATGGGCGGCTCAAGCACTGAAATTGGCGCTGAGCTCTCTGGCATTAAAGAGTCAATTGACTTCATGAATGAGGGGTTTGAAAACTTCAAGGCAGATGTGGAGGGTTTTCGTCGGGAGCTTGCGGAagtcaaaaaacaaaatgaacattaTCAGAAAACAAATGAGCTTCTGAGAAATGAACTGCAAGAGACAAAAAAAGAGATGTTAGAGCTAAAACAGTTCACCAGGAACATAAATCTTGAAATCAAGGGACTTCCGCTTGCTCCGAATGAGGACCTTGTAAACTCTGTTCAGAAGGTGGCTTCTTGCCTGGGTGTCGCACTTGCCGAGTCTGACATTGATGTAGTGCATCGAGTGCGCTCTAAAGATAAGGATAAGCCAAACGTGGTGGTCAAGTTTGTCACAAGGTCTATCCGAGATAAAGTGCTCAATGCAGCTAAAAAGACCAAACTGAACACGAGACTGCTTGGTTTTGAAGAACAAGAACCCTTGTTTGTTAATGAGCACCTGTGCGTTGAAAACAAAGTACTACTATCTAAAGCAAAGAAAGCAGCTAAGGAGCACAACTGGAAGTTTGTTTGGTTGTCACAAGGAAACATTTTGATGCGTAGGGCAGACAACTGTACTGTTCTGCACATCACAAGTGAAGGTGACTTGGCCAACGTTgtgtga